One region of Malania oleifera isolate guangnan ecotype guangnan chromosome 6, ASM2987363v1, whole genome shotgun sequence genomic DNA includes:
- the LOC131157676 gene encoding glucan endo-1,3-beta-glucosidase 8, which translates to MAEANQHPDRLLVLLLVFMAMVSNGTCIGVNWGTMATHQLPPERVVRMLKENGFKKLKLFEADERILAALIGTPIEVMLAIPNHMLQVIAHDIGAAASWVDANVTGYIYPGGVNIKYVAVGNEPFLRTYNGSFSKYALPALTHIQQALNDAGFGSRIKATVPFNADIYYSPDSNPVPSAGDFRPEVRDLTIEIINFLHSSNAPFTVNIYPFLSLYGNKYFPMDYAFFDGTNKPVKDGESVYTNVFDANFDTLVWALEKAGYSDMSIIIGEVGWPTDGDKNANLKNAKRFNQGLIQHALSGNGTPARKGEIDAYLFSLIDEDAKSIDPGSFERHWGIFEFDGKPKYELDLSGSQENKGLAAVEGVSYMHKRWCVFNPNADDLGDLPDSIDYACSLSDCTALGYGSSCNHLSVQGNASYAFNMYYQVKDQMDWDCDFSGLAMVTDVDPSDEDCQFPVMIVNSSSSDLSRKLREILLAIVEGLVVFLLLL; encoded by the exons atggcAGAAGCAAATCAACACCCAGACCGTCTCTTGGTTCTGTTGCTCGTCTTCATGGCCATGGTCTCGAATGGCACATGCATAGGAGTGAACTGGGGGACTATGGCGACTCACCAGCTCCCACCAGAGCGAGTGGTCAGAATGCTGAAGGAAAATGGGTTCAAAAAGCTGAAGCTGTTCGAAGCAGACGAGAGGATTCTAGCAGCTCTGATTGGGACTCCCATTGAAGTGATGCTTGCGATTCCCAATCACATGTTGCAGGTGATTGCTCACGATATTGGGGCTGCGGCTTCTTGGGTCGATGCTAATGTCACTGGTTATATCTACCCTGGTGGAGTCAATATCAA GTATGTTGCTGTGGGCAATGAACCTTTTCTCAGAACCTACAATGGCAGTTTCTCAAAATATGCATTACCAGCCCTCACACACATCCAGCAGGCCCTTAATGATGCTGGGTTTGGCTCCCGGATTAAGGCCACAGTCCCCTTCAATGCCGATATCTACTACTCCCCAGACTCGAACCCTGTTCCATCAGCAGGCGACTTCCGGCCCGAAGTCCGCGACCTCACCATCGAAATAATCAACTTCTTGCATTCAAGCAATGCGCCATTCACTGTCAACATTTACCCATTCCTCAGCCTCTATGGCAACAAATACTTCCCCATGGACTACGCCTTCTTTGATGGCACAAACAAGCCTGTCAAAGATGGTGAATCTGTTTACACCAATGTGTTTGATGCAAATTTTGACACGCTTGTTTGGGCTTTGGAAAAAGCTGGGTACTCTGACATGAGCATCATCATTGGGGAAGTCGGGTGGCCAACCGATGGCGATAAAAATGCCAACTTAAAAAATGCGAAGAGATTCAACCAGGGGTTGATTCAACACGCCTTGAGCGGAAATGGAACCCCTGCTAGGAAGGGTGAGATTGATGCTTATCTTttcagcctcatcgacgaggatgctAAAAGCATCGATCCCGGTAGCTTTGAGAGGCATTGGGGGATTTTTGAGTTCGATGGGAAGCCGAAATATGAGTTGGATTTATCTGGTTCGCAGGAGAACAAGGGTCTAGCTGCAGTGGAGGGTGTGAGTTATATGCACAAGAGGTGGTGTGTGTTCAACCCAAATGCAGATGACTTGGGAGACTTGCCAGACAGTATAGACTATGCTTGTAGCCTCTCGGATTGCACTGCTTTGGGTTATGGGTCTTCTTGCAACCATTTGAGTGTGCAGGGAAATGCTTCCTATGCTTTTAACATGTATTACCAAGTCAAGGACCAGATGGATTGGGATTGTGATTTCTCTGGCTTGGCTATGGTGACAGATGTAGATCCGTCCGACGAGGACTGCCAGTTTCCGGTGATGATTGTGAATAGTTCTTCTTCAGATCTTTCTAGGAAGCTTAGGGAAATTTTACTAGCAATTGTGGAGGGACTAGTGGTGTTTTTGCTtctgttataa